In the genome of Anaerolineaceae bacterium oral taxon 439, the window CGAGTTTTCCGCTTTTAATGAAAAAAGAATTGCGAAGAACGGTATAACTTTGAGCAATTCGGAAAACCTCGGGCATCTTATGTGAGATAAAAATAAAGGTTTTTCCTTTTTTTCTTAGGTGTTCGATAATTTCAAAAAGGTGGTCGATCTCATCGTTGTTGAGCGCGGTTGTCGGCTCGTCGAGGATCAGCAGCTTCGCATCGGCGAAAAGCGACTTGGCGATTTCGAGGAGTTGTTTCTCGCTCGTGTCAAGGTCCGAAACGAGCGCGGAAGGATCGATATTGACGCCTAAGCTGCTGAAAAGCCCTTCGGTTTTTCTGATCATTTCTTTTTTTCGGATTGAACCGAGGAAATTAACCAGCTCTTTATTCAAGAACAGGTTTTCATAGACCGTCAGGTTATTGATAACGTTTAATTCCTGATGGACAAAGGCGATTCCAGCTTTTTCGGCAGATTTGATCGATTGGTGATGAAGTTCCTGACCGTCGAACTCAATCGTCCCTCCGTCGCGGACGTAAACGCCTCCCAGTATATTCATCAGGGTTGATTTTCCAGCGCCGTTTTCTCCCAGGAGCGCATGGACTTCGCCCTTTTCAACGTTCAATTCAACGTTACTCAGTACCGTTACGCCGAAGAACGATTTTGATATGTTGCTCATCTTGAGAAGAGACATGCCTGACCCGGTCCTTTGCGTTTGTAAGAATCTCGCAGCAGGCTGCATCTATGCTGCGAGATTCTGTTGAAGGCAGGTTATTCGTTACGGAAGTTTGAAATCAGAAGCCCTGGAATTCGTTGACATTCGAAGCGTCGACGACATGGACCGGGATGACATGTTCGGATTCGAAAGTTGTCCCGTTTAAGGCATCGACCATGTCCTGGATCGCGGTTTTTATCATCGCCGGATCGTAGGTGACCGTGAAGAGATCGAAATTCGAAACGATCCCGGGGAACGCTGGATTATCGTGTTCTCCTTTGAGAACGAGATACATTTCATTTAGCCCTGAGGATGAGGCAAAGCTGATAATAGCGTCGTAAAAAGCTTCCTTTTTCGCTTCCTCGATTTCAGTTCCGCTCAACGCTTCGAGAATCCCCATCCCAAGTTCGTCGTCATGCGTGAAGATAAACTTATATTTGGCTAATTCTTCGGTTGTTTTACTGTTGATCCAGTCAATAAAGATCTGTTTGCCAGTGGATCGGCTCCATCCGGTCGAGTCGGAGAATTCGATTGTCGCGATTTGTTCTTCGGTCCAGCCAGCCTCTTTTAATCCTGCGATAAATCCATCGTTCCGCATGCCGGGGACGGATGAGGTATCGCCGATCATGACGTAAATTTGATCCTCGGGTTTTAACCCTTTTTCGACAAAACGTTTGGCGGACTCGTTCCCGATTCCAAAGTTGTCCCCTTTTACGTTTGTAACAACTTTAGACTGAACGATGTCCGAATCGATGATCCGGTCGAACATGATAAACGGAATATCCTGCATGGCGACATTGACAAGCGATGATTCCATTGTATTGTCGTATGGAAGAATAACGATACCGTCGGGAACCGAACGCGCGGCGAGCAGGTCGTCGATTTGTTCCTGCTGGTTTTTAGGGTCGGTTGAAGCCAGGACGGTGACATTGTAACCCTCCGCGTTGAGTTCTTCCGCTTTTTCGTTCGCATAATTTAGGACGGCGCCGGTCCAGCCATGATCGGCGCTGGGAACCAATACAACAATAGATTCGCCTTTCGCGAAAACCGAGCCGAACGCGCTGAGGATCAGCGCAAAAATGACAAGAATCAGGGACAGCTTTTTCATTTTTTCTCCTTTTATAGTTCAATCCATTTTGAATCGCAGGCTGCGCTCTCGATAACGGCATGGATAAATTTCACGCCGTTCAGGCCGTCCTCAGCCTTTTGAAAATCGAGTTCCGTCCCGGTCGGTTTTTCCCCGCGTTTCAGGCTGAGAACCGTGCTGATAATATTTCGATAATTATTGGCGAAGGCGATATAATAGCCTTCCGGATGGCCGGCGGGAATACGTCCGGTCGCCGCCGCTTTTTCGCCGATATAGCCGCTGCTTCGCGAGAGGATTCTCGAGGCTTCGTTCCGAGGCGTAAATTTCAGCAAATCGGGCGTTTCTTCTTCCCATTCAAGGCTGCCTTCGGTTCCGAAAATCCGGACGGCTAATCCGTTCTTATGTCCTGACGCTACCTGGGAGCACCAGTACCCGCCGTTGGTCCCGTTTTCATATTCGACCAGAATATTCGCGTTCAGGTCTGATTCTTTCCCGAAGCGATTCAGGGTTGCGAGCAGCCGTTTGATTTTGAGTCCTGTCAGGTAATGGATCATGTTTTCCATATGCGAACCGATATCGCCGGTGCAGTTGGAAATTCCGGCGATTGCCGGGTTCATTCGCCACGTCGAGAACTTATTCCCGCCGGCTTTACCTTTTTCCGCGACCTCGTCCAGGAGCCAGTCCTGCGCGTATTCGGCGTTGACGTTCAGGATTTCGCCGATTTTCCCGTTCGCGATCATCTCGCGCGCCACTTTAACCATGGTGTAACCCGTGTAGGTATAGGTGACGCCGAAAATCAGGTTCTTTTCTTTCGCCGTTTTAACCAGGTCTTCCGCTTCTTCAACCGTGAAACAGAGCGGCTTTTCACAGACGACGTGGAACCCCGCGTCAAGAAAGGCTTTTGAGATAGCGTAATGCGTATAGTTGGGTGTTGTAACGATGACGAAGTCGATTTTATCGCTGCGCGCTGCCTCTTCTTTGGCCATCGTTTCGAAATCCGGATAGACGCGGTTCGGGTCGAGCCGCCAGGTTTCGCCAGTTTCGCGATTTGCTTCCGGATTTGTCGAAAAGCATCCGGCGGCCAGCACAGCGCGCCCATCCAGGCTGATCGCTTTGCGATGAACGTCGCCGATAAAGGCGCGGTTATGCCCTCCGACCATGCCGTACGTTAATCTTTCGTTCTTCATCCTTTTCCCTCCGGCCTAATTCGCGATCGCGTCGTCAAATTTGACGGCTGATTTACTGAAATTGAGCTTTTTGACGAATGCCGCCGCTTCGGCGGCGCCGAAGATCCGGTCCATTCCGCTGTCTTCCCATTCAACGGAGAGCGGTCCGTCATAGCCGAATTCGTTCAAAACGCGGATAATTTCTTCAAAGTTGACGTTCCCATGTCCAAGCGAGCGGAAGTTCCAGCCGCGGCGGGAATCGCCGAAGTCGATATGCGAGCCGAGGAGCCCGGACCTGCCGTCGAGCGTTACGGCGACGTCTTTCATATGCACATGATAGACGCGGTCGATAAAATCGCGCAGGAACAGATGCGGCTGGATTCCCTGCCAGAGTAAATGACTTGGATCAAAATTCAGCCCGAATTCAGGGTAATCCCTGAACTTGTCTAAGAGCTTTTGCGTCGAATAATAGTCGAACGCGATTTCGCCGGGATGAACTTCAAGGGCAAATTTAACGTCATATTTTCGAAATTCTTCCAGAATTGGGACCCATAACCTGACGATCTCGTCAAAACCGGCTTCGATCATGGCTTCGGTCGTTTGAGGGAACGAGTAAAAGAATTTCCAGATCGGCGAGCCGGTAAACCCTGTAATAATATGAACGCCTAATTTACTGGCGATTTCAGCGGCTTTTTTCATGGATTCGATCCCCCATTCGCGGATCGCTTCGGGTTTCCCAGCGAGCGACTGGGGCGCGAAGTTATCCAGCCGGGGATCGGGGGCGTCGCCGACGCATTGTCCGATAATATGCGTCGCGAGCGCTTTGCATTTCAGGTTGTTTTTTTTCAGCGTGTCGCGGATAAATTGAATGTAGTTCTGATCTGCGCAGGCTTTTTCGATATCGAAGCTGTTGCCCCAGGTCGCGATTTCGATTCCGTCGTAGCCCATCGACGCCGCGGTTTTGCAGAGTTCTTCGAACGATAAATCGGCCCATTGGGCTGTACAAAGCGTAACAATTCTTTCTCCCATAAAATAACTCCTTTTTTATTTTCGGGTGATTGTTGATGATATATGAATTACTATTTGAGAATAGCGTATCTGGATCGTCTTACGTTGGCAGAGTGCCTCCTTTGACCAATGCTTATTAAAATTTTGGATAATGAAAATTCTTCTTTCGCTGGATGAAAACGTTTTCTATTCTTCTTGTATTACCGGGCTCCTTTTATTTTTTCCTCACCTTCTTCCTTAAGTAATATTTAAATATGAAGCCTGTTCCTTTTCCGTTTCAATTTTACCATGGGAATTTCAGACCAGACCTGAGGGTCGGTCGTAATTTCCGTCAGGCCCGATCGAGATACATGCTGCGGATTAGAGGGATTCGGAAGTTTAATCGCTGCGCTGGTTTGGTTGGCGCTCCGCTTTAACCGGAGTCAGCGCGAAGGCGATCGTCTCATTCGTCGGCGCGATACCCTTGCCGCGTTCTTCCAGCTTTTCCCGTCCGATCGAGAGCATCAGTTTGATCCGGTTTTCCTGGTTGACCTGCGTCGCGCCGGGATCATAGTCGACGGCGACGATATTCGCTTCGGGATGATTTTCCCGGATCGCGCGGATCATTCCTTTCCCGACGATATGATTCGGGAGGCAGCCGAACGGCTGGGCGCAGACGATATTTTCGTATCCCGATTCGATCAGTTCGAGCATCTCGGCAGTCAGCAGCCATCCCTCGCCCATTTTACAGCCATGCCCGATATAGGGCGCGACGATTTCCTTCAGATGCGCATAGCTCGCCGGGGCGATATAGCGTTCAGAGGTTCGCAGCACGCTGAGCAGGTCTTCTTCAAACTGCTGCAGGTAGTTGAACATGACTTTGACGCCGATTTTTTTCAGCCCGCTTCCGCCGTAAAGCTCAATATCCTCCAGCCGGTTGTCAACCTTGAAAAGCATGAACGCGAGGACGCCCGGAACGTTCACTTCGCAGCCCTGGTCAAACAGGAATTTTTCCAGGTTATTATTCGCGAGCGGGGAATACTTGACGTAGATTTCGCCGACGATCCCGACTCGGACTTTTTTTCGATCGGCGATTTGAATCTTTTCGAACGATCTGAGAATTTGCGTCAGGAGCGAGCGGATCGATTTCCGGTCGACGGCGCCTCCCTTTTCGAACAGCCCGCAGATCGTTTTCACCCAGGACGCGACGAGGTTTTCCGACTCGCCATAGTTGATTTCATACGGCTTGGTCTGATTATTCAGGAGCGTCAGGCAGTCGCCGAAAATCAGCGCCGCGAACGCCTGACGGAGCATCGGGAGCGTAAAGCTGAACCCCGGGTTTTTTTCCATTCCGGACAGGTTGACCGAGATGACCGGGATATGGCCCATCCCGGCGTTGACGAGCGCCTTTCGCAGCAGGTGAATATAATTCGACGCGCGGCAGCCGCCGCCGGTCTGCGACATGGCGAGGGCGACTTTATTCAGGTCATATTTTCCCGATTTAAGCGCGCTGATCATCTGCCCGATCGTCAGCAGCGCGGGGTAGCAGGTGTCGTTATGGACATACTTGATCCCCTGGCTGCGGACGTCCTGGTCCGAGTTGGTCAACAGCTCGACGCGATAGCCGTTCCGGCGCAGTACGTAAACCAGGAACCGGAAATGAATATCGAGCATATTGGGAATCAGGATCGTATAATCCTTTTTCATTTCCTTGGTAAATTCAATCCGCTGGATCGGTTCAGCCATGAAGCACTCCGGTTTTCTGCCGTGCGGCGGCGAATAAGGAACGGATACGGATTTTTACCGCTCCGAGGTTGGTAATTTCGTCGATTTTGATTTGCGTATAGATTTTATCCCTTGCTTCGAGGATCGACCGCGTTTCGTCGGTCGTGATCGCGTCGACGCCGCAGCCGAACGAAACGAGCTGGATCAGGTTCAGGTTCGGGTCGTCCGCGTCGGCGACGAATTTCGCCGCGCCGTAGATCCGGGCGTGATAGGTCCACTGGTTCAGGACGCGGGTCGGGAATTTTTCGTAATGCCGAAGGAGCGAATCGTCGGAGAGGACGACGGCGCCGGTATCGGCGATAAAGCGGTCGATTCCATGGTTGATCTCGTTGTCGAGGTGATACGGCCGGCCGCTCAGGACGATCGCCTGAAGATTTTTTTCGCGGGCGAGAGCTAAGAACTCGTCGCCTTTATCCATGATCGCGGTCAGGTAACGGCGCTCTTCCGCGTAGGCTTCCTTCGCCGCGCGCTCGACGTCCCTGAGCGGGACAGGGCCGAATTCGCGTTCCAGGATGGCCCGGATTTTTTTCGGGAAGTCTTTCGGCCGGTGGATCCCGACGTAATCCTTGATAAAACGGGTTTCCCGGAGGCGTTTCATATTGCTGTTGACGACTTCGGGATAATACGCGACGACGGGGCAGTTGTAATGATTATCGCTGATTCCTTCGTCGAAGTTATAGCTCATGCAGGGGTAAAAGATCGCGTCGACCTTCCGGTCAAGAAGCTCTTCGATATGCCCATGCGCGATTTTCGCCGGGTAGCAGGCGGTATCCGACGGGATCGAATGCTGTCCCTTGAGATAGATATTGCGGTTCGAGGGCGGCGAGACGACGACGCCGAAGCCGAGCGACGTGAAAAACGTATGCCAGAACGGCAGGAGCTCATAAAAATTCAGGACGAGCGGGAGCCCGATCATTTCGCGCCGCAGTCCCGTTTCGTCGCGATATTCGCGCAAGAGCGTTTTCTTATACTCGAACAGGTTGTATTTCGGCCTGGCGGAGGCGACCGTAATCGGCCGGTCGCATTGGTTCCCGCCGATAAAGCGCCGGTTGCCGTCGAACGTGTTGATCGTCAGTCGGCAATGATTGGTGCATTTATTGCAGACGGAGGTGCGGACGGTATGCGTGAAATTCGCGAGTCCGTCGCGGTCTATCAGCCTCGAACGCGTCTGGCCTTCGTCCTCGGCGAGCCGCTTCGCGTAGAGCGCGGCGCCGAACGCGCCCATCAATCCGGAGATTCCCGGACGAATGACTTCGCGTCCGATTTCCTGCTCAAAGGCGCGGAGGACGGCGTCGTTCAGGAACGTCCCGCCCTGGACGACGATATGATCGCCGAGCGATTCGGTATCGCGGACGCGGATAACTTTATACAGCGCGTTTTTGACGACGCTGATCGAGAGCCCGGCGGAGATATTTTCGATGGTCGCGCCGTCCTTCTGCGCCTGTTTCACGGATGAATTCATGAACACCGTGCAGCGCGAGCCGAGGTCGACCGGCTGGTCCGCGGTTAATCCCAGCCTGGCGAATTCGTCGATCGATTTCCCGAGCGCGCCCGCGAACGTCTGCAGGAACGATCCGCAGCCGGAGGAACAGGCTTCGTTCAGGAAGATATTATCGATCGCGCCGCCGCGAATCTTGAAGCATTTAATGTCCTGTCCGCCGATATCGATAATGAAATCGACGTCAGGGTCGAATTTTTTTGCCGCGTTAAAATGCGCTACGGTTTCGACGACGCCATGATCGGCGTGGAAAGCGTTCTTGATAATTTCTTCTCCGTAGCCGGTCGTCGCCGACGAGACGAGATGAATCTCCGGAAATTTTTCGTAGACTTCTTCGAGGAACGCTTTGACGAGCGGGACCGGGTTGCCGCTGTTCGAGAGGTATTTCGCGAACGCGATTTCCTCGTCTTCGTTCAGCACGACGGCTTTCAGCGTCGTCGAACCGGCGTCGATCCCGATATAAGCGCGCCGGCTTCCGGTCAGCGGGCAATCGGTCCGTTCGGAGCGGCTGTGATGCCGTGCGTAAAAATCGCGGTAGGCCTCCTCGTTTTCGAAAAGCGGCGGGAGGCTGTTGTAATCCCGGTTTTTCCCTGACATCTCGATTTTCCGGATCGTGTCTTCGAGGACGACGGCGTCGCCGCCGTTTTCGAGCGCGGCGCCGAGGGCGACGTAGTAGAGCGAATTTTCCGGGCTGGTTCCCTCGGTTTTCAGCGCGTCGTCGAACGCGCTCCTGAGTTCGGAGAGAAACGTCAGCGGTCCGCCCAGATAAAGGATATTGCCTTCGAATTCGCGTCCCTGCGCGAGGCCGGCGATCGTTTGGTTAACGACGGCGGAGAAAATCGAAGCGCAGATATCTTCTTTACTCGCGCCCTGATTCAAGAGCGGCTGAATATCCGATTTGGCGAAAACGCCGCAGCGGGAAGCGATCGCGTAGGTTTTCTGACGCGCCCTGGCGGCCTCGTTCATCTCGCCAGGGGTCATCGCGAGCAGCGTCCCCATCTGGTCGATGAACGCGCCGGTCCCCCCCGCGCAGCTTCCATTCATCCGCACTTCCATTAAGCCTTTCAGAAAGAGGATTTTCGCGTCTTCACCGCCAAGTTCGATAACGATATCGGCTTCGGGGTTGAAGGCGCGGACGGCCGCTTTTGTCGCGAAAACCTCCTGGACGAACGGGATCCTGACCTGTTCGGCGAAGCCCATGCCCGCCGAGCCTGAGACGCTTAGCTGCGCGAAGGATTCTTTCGGGAAGGCGTGCGCGATATCTTTGAGCATGAAGATAACTTTTTCCGCGATCTGGGAAAAATGACGCTCATACTTTTTGTAAACAATTTGACCCTGATGATTGAGGACGACGCTTTTCAGCGTTGTTGATCCGACGTCTAATCCGATTTTCAGCAAAAAACGCAACTCCTTCTGGATCTGGCGGACGGGTTGGGCTTCTCCGGATTCGTCCGCATTCTCGCGGCTGCGTCCGGCGTAAACAACCTTGAAGGTACTTCATCTCTGAAAATAATACTCGTATTCACGGCGAAAAACGGCTGGTCATGACATTCAAATAATGAAAAAAAGGCGGAAGAGCTGCGAAATCCTTGTTGTTCGTTCCGCCCGTACGGCGGTTCAGGAGATCCCGATTCGAAAATCCATTTGTGAAGAAAAACAGTATCGATTGATAGGATGTCTTTATTCACATGAAAATTTCGAAGTTCCGAATTTTGGGATACCCTCCGTTTCGTCAATTTTCAGAATGGTATTTGCGTTGTCGACTGGTTCTTATCCTGACTACGGAAATTTGGAACACAAACTCAGGATAAACGTCATATCTTCAAGCGCTCTGGCAATGATAAAATGTAAACATGGACAGTTGTTGAAAGATTTGTCAAAACGCTTCCTGATAGGGGCGGATTTGGAAAAGGAGTATGCGAATGAAAAGGAATCCGGCGCTTTCGATCGTTATATTTACCGTGGCGGCGGTTTTTTTTTACGCCGCCGTTGCGTTTGCGCAGTCGGAAGCGGATCTCATCGCGACGGGCCTTCAGCAGACGCTCGATGCGCTGATCACGTCGACGCCGGCGGTATCGGTTAAAGAGATTAAGATCGCGATTATCGTCAACGAAACGCTCGATACGTTCCGGACGGGGACGCCGACGCCGCTCCCGAAACCGGGGAATATCGAAACAGCGGTCTACGCTACGCTGGCGGCGCTGGAGCCGACGGCGTCGCTTTCGGCGGAGGACGTCGAAATCGCGGCGGCGGTCAGCGGCACGGTTCAGGCGCTGCTCCCGACCGCCATGGCGTCCGCGTCGTTGATGCGGACGATCGATGCGTATCGCGCGAAGATAACCGCGATCGCGTCGACGCCGGCGCCTCCGCCCGCACCCCCGGCCGTTCCGACGGCGCTTCCGCCCGCGGCATCGGCCGTCCCAACGGCGCGGGAAATCCCGGACCCGGTCGGCTGCGAAGACGCGAAGCTTGTCAGCCATGTTTCGATCCCGGACGGGACGACGCTTCTTCCCGCCCAGCCGTTTAAGAAGACCTGGCGGATTCAGAATTCGGGCAGCTGCGCCTCTCCCTGGACGCCGTCGTATCAGCTCGTTTATTCTCGCGGCGAACGCATGAACGGTCTTTGGGGCGTCCATCTTACCAAGAACGTCGGCCGCGGCGAAACGGTCGATATATCGGTCGATCTGACCGCGCCTTCGGCTCCGGGCGAATACAGCGGAATTTGGATGATGGCCGACGGGGAGGGCAACGTTTTCGGCCGTCAGTTTCAGGTCCGGATCGCCGTCGTCGACAAAGGGCTGTTCGCCTGCGCGTTGGTCGGGACGCGGCCGGACGGGCCCGGCGTCGTCGTGACGCTCAGGAATACCGGGACGGAAAACTGGTCCGAGAACGACGTCGATCTCGTTTATTCTTCCGGCGAAGCGCCGACCGCCGAGACGCGGCTCGACCTTCCCGGGAACGTCCCGCCCGGCGGGACGATAACGTTCCCAAAAATTGATTTCAATTCAGGCCGGACGCCGGGAAATTCGGTTTGGACGCTGTATAACAACGCCGAAGCGATCTGTTCGTTTGGGATCTGATCCGCCGCGGGTAAAAATATGAGGTCCATTTTTAATAGAAAGGAAAAACAGAAGGAAAAATGCGATGAGAAAAAACATATTTCGGGCCGCTTTTGCGGTTCTGAGACGGGGGTATCGGAGCGA includes:
- a CDS encoding oxidoreductase, translating into MKNERLTYGMVGGHNRAFIGDVHRKAISLDGRAVLAAGCFSTNPEANRETGETWRLDPNRVYPDFETMAKEEAARSDKIDFVIVTTPNYTHYAISKAFLDAGFHVVCEKPLCFTVEEAEDLVKTAKEKNLIFGVTYTYTGYTMVKVAREMIANGKIGEILNVNAEYAQDWLLDEVAEKGKAGGNKFSTWRMNPAIAGISNCTGDIGSHMENMIHYLTGLKIKRLLATLNRFGKESDLNANILVEYENGTNGGYWCSQVASGHKNGLAVRIFGTEGSLEWEEETPDLLKFTPRNEASRILSRSSGYIGEKAAATGRIPAGHPEGYYIAFANNYRNIISTVLSLKRGEKPTGTELDFQKAEDGLNGVKFIHAVIESAACDSKWIEL
- a CDS encoding AP endonuclease; protein product: MGERIVTLCTAQWADLSFEELCKTAASMGYDGIEIATWGNSFDIEKACADQNYIQFIRDTLKKNNLKCKALATHIIGQCVGDAPDPRLDNFAPQSLAGKPEAIREWGIESMKKAAEIASKLGVHIITGFTGSPIWKFFYSFPQTTEAMIEAGFDEIVRLWVPILEEFRKYDVKFALEVHPGEIAFDYYSTQKLLDKFRDYPEFGLNFDPSHLLWQGIQPHLFLRDFIDRVYHVHMKDVAVTLDGRSGLLGSHIDFGDSRRGWNFRSLGHGNVNFEEIIRVLNEFGYDGPLSVEWEDSGMDRIFGAAEAAAFVKKLNFSKSAVKFDDAIAN
- a CDS encoding 2-hydroxyglutaryl-CoA dehydratase, giving the protein MAEPIQRIEFTKEMKKDYTILIPNMLDIHFRFLVYVLRRNGYRVELLTNSDQDVRSQGIKYVHNDTCYPALLTIGQMISALKSGKYDLNKVALAMSQTGGGCRASNYIHLLRKALVNAGMGHIPVISVNLSGMEKNPGFSFTLPMLRQAFAALIFGDCLTLLNNQTKPYEINYGESENLVASWVKTICGLFEKGGAVDRKSIRSLLTQILRSFEKIQIADRKKVRVGIVGEIYVKYSPLANNNLEKFLFDQGCEVNVPGVLAFMLFKVDNRLEDIELYGGSGLKKIGVKVMFNYLQQFEEDLLSVLRTSERYIAPASYAHLKEIVAPYIGHGCKMGEGWLLTAEMLELIESGYENIVCAQPFGCLPNHIVGKGMIRAIRENHPEANIVAVDYDPGATQVNQENRIKLMLSIGREKLEERGKGIAPTNETIAFALTPVKAERQPNQRSD